From the genome of Primulina huaijiensis isolate GDHJ02 chromosome 11, ASM1229523v2, whole genome shotgun sequence:
aaaagtaatatttttcatggatgttCCAAATAAGAGAtgtgtcttacaaaatacgaccctcgagaccgtctcacataagttttggCCATAATctaattatatgattaaaaaatggCATTTGATatactatttaattaattgataaataatagtttgtttgatttgattgattgaatattagataatatgataaattatcattttgtttttttaacaatattatttattaaaggtaatattgtaatttaaattcaatgatttgattaatgtaagataaataattagtaaataaaaaaataatataacaaaataaatttgagataatatagataaattatcaatttattaatataaatatttgtattaatatTTGGTGAGTGGGAATTTAATGGAAGGGAATAAACTCATTAATTAGAGAAAAATAAATAGGTTGAAGCCCGACGCCGTTGCGTCAGCTCTGAAAGGGATGCGGTGCAGGTAATAACcgcattattaattattattattaaaaaatggggTCAGGTAGATGAATTTCATATTCTCTCCTATTTATTTAATGGGGAGAGTAAAAAATTATGGAACTTGTTGGatacaattttctgaaaattatgatttaaatttttaacatatagTTTAGCGAAATTTAATATTTCTAGTGTCGAGTCTTCGAATTAGTttggaaaataatatttttatctaataatttttttcgttTAAGGTTCGTGTAAGTATTCATACTTTGattttagtataatgattttaattttttaaatcataattcGTCAGAATGTTGAcctgacataaaaaaatattgatgtaaTATCGGATATTGTTGACTTGTACAGTGTCCCTTcaacaataaaacaaaaaatatccataaattaaaagtaacgaaaccaaaatttgaatatttaacttgttttgttttgggttttggtaAGTATTCAAATTTTGTTTGTAGTGTagtaacttttattttttttctttttgtaaaaATTCGTTGACGtgacacaaaaaaaaatgatgtgGTACTGAAAATTGTCAATGTGATATCGAACATTTCTGACGTGTCCAGCGCCGTCTCaacaattaaacaaaatatattcataaattaaaactaccaaaaaacaaattttgaatatttaactTGTCTCGTTTTGGGTTTGGGGtaagattttgatatattgtagtaaagttgatttttttttcctttttttcatAATTCGTCATAATATTGACATGACACCAGAGAATGAAGATGTGGTACTGAAAACTATCGTTGACGAGGTATCAAAAATTGCTGATGTATTCATTGTCACGTCATCGAAAtatccataaattaaaaatatcaaaaccaAATTGCTGATGTGTACGTCCACTGCCGACTTGGTATCGGAAATAGAAAAACATGCagtagaattttatttttttaaaaatgtaatgCCCTAAAAAATATCGTACATACAGTAATAAAGAAAAGGAATACGTTTTGGTGTGGAATTTTAAGGCGTGTTAAATGAATATAAATGTTTGAGGACCACCACGCACAATAAATCTCGGTGAAATGTTTGCTTTTATTAAGCGTTGCCAAATTTAATGGTGCGATTGCAAATTTATGGGTGACACTTATTTCCATTTTCACAGGTATATCGTAAATGATGGTTAGgaatatcatttaaatttatgtgGTTAATGAAATTGTCCTCCAATAATTTTATGATCACTTATTTTCTAAGTTTGGTCCtcatttaataaagtttgtatGTGTATAATTTACGATTTAAAATGAACCATTCGTTGTTCGGacaaataatatttgattatcATCGATACGAAAAATATAAACTATATGTTTACACAAAATAGTGACGTTATTTAATTACGTCTGCCCGATCGATTAATCAGTTTCTAGCTCGAGATCTAATATATGTCGAGGTAATTGAGTTCGTGCGGGAAAGTCTTCCTAacataatgataaaaaaaaattatataaattgaaaaaaaaaaatcaaattttatattctataaataaaaaaaaaaattgtagttaCTCGATAGctactttaatataaataactaAACTCGAACTTGACTCTATGGAAGACTCGAGCTACTCGAATTCGACTCGAAATTGATCAAATCAAACTCGAATCGAGCTTTAATCGAGATGTTCACGAGTAGCTGACTTACAACTGGGATGCTCGGTGTTTTGTCGTGTATactattaatataaaaatctgGAGATAATTAACTGTTTTCTATCTAGCTTAGTTGGTAGAGTTCAAAACTCGTAACCTAGTTTTCGAATGTTCGATggaaattgtttttattttctttatttaacgttttcattttcatttctaTACAGAACATATTGTAATTGCATTTTGGGTATGCTTCTTGGAAAAAAAACGGACCTCATTGAATTTAGGTATATACAATTTTAATTTGAATGTTTTACCAACTAAAAACAGAGAGACTACACATAATCGAGGCATCAAATTTTTGTATACATGTTTGAatattcaaaaatcatatattaacaTCAAATCTTAAACAGACAGTAcgcaaatatcatatattagtaccacatttttaaattttttgtacatATTTTATACGAAAAAAGATATATGAGTCTAGAGAGTgcaaattaatgatttttttttattaattttatatatatagatataaaagACCCAGTTTTTTTCCGCACCAGACTCTAGAGAACCTAGGACCGGCCCTGAAATCGAATCCAATGTTTGTACCTTTTGGTAGTTGTACTtaagtttaaaaatttataaatgaaatgtttttttttttttaaaagaaaagagcttaaattaaattccaCTCGTGTCTACGCCTATTTCAGACCGACGGATTAGAGTGGGTACAAGTAGCTAAGGTACAAGCATTGGATTCGATTGGTTATGCGTTAAAGAAAATGGGCTGGCCCACTAAAAGTCCACACGATATTTTGGCTGTGTGTGGTAACTCCCTAAGAACAGGGGCTGTATCTCTGTCATTTGGCAGGCAAAGTTTTGGGCTGTCTGCAGAAAACTTCAATGCTTTTTGCAATATTACGTACGTCTGCTCGTGTCCAAATAATAATCACACCaacgaaatatatatataatattcataattggaatcataataaaaaaatataaaaagaagaTCACGAGTTAATAAGATGAAAATATATCTAAATTGATATGAGGTTTTTTGGGTAAACTTAAAAACAAAGCCATGAAAGTTTTATTCCAAAAGTAAATATTATCGTACCACTGTGGAGATATATGACTTCTATTGTACAACAAGTGACGTCGTATATGATAAACATGTCGGCAATTGGTGGTGGAAAtaattgaaactttgaaattggGTTCGGATGAAGGGTTCACATTGGAATGATGCAGGGACGGAGCCACCCCAAAGGCTGGGTGGGCTCCAGCCCAGGCTTGATTTTTGGGCTTCTTTAAAAATATggattgagttttttttttatttaaaattttagctcATTTTAGTCCACATTTTAGCccacaaatttaaaaaataaaataacattgaGTATATCACAAATTTTAGCCCACATTTAAGCCCACAAATTTTTAGCCCAGGATCGAAACTTTTTCTGGCTACGTCCCTGGAATGATGCATCTATAAAGTCATTTCAAAGTATCTCATTCGAGTTTTTTTCTCATCTCATAGCATTTGAATACTTAGTTATAAAATAGTTGTGAAGTGTTTGTTCTCATATATTAAGAGTGTGTGTTTTCTATTCGGAAACACGTTGAACGGTTgtacaacataaaatattataatgaaatttatttcatcttgtccgtgatttttaccctaataatgtTTAGTGGTTTTCTACGTAAATCTCAATGTCcaattttatactttattttcatataattatCTCAATTTGCCGCACCAGAGACTAACAAGTGATATCAGAaccttaatttaatttttttttaaattctgaATATACTATGCGATTGCTTCCTATATTGATATTCCACAtcataaaagattttttttgagatttttttgttaatgccatattattttttcaaatctaCTAAATAATTATAGACATAATGACGGAGTCTATAATTGTGGACATGCACGAGATAACAAAAATTAATTggagcaattttatgctgtgaaaaataaagatactagtagttttaagaaaaatatttgctCGACGGCTATTAGAGATAGACTGAGAGAAATAATGGACCAAGAATTATGTTTTACTTCGTTTAACTCCATTTGGATTTTATTGTACTCACTTCCAAATGAACGACAAAAAGGCTGTTTGTCATTAAATTTAACAAGAGGTTGAGTCTATAAAATATCtagaaataaatatatcaacACCCCCAACACCCACACCCCACCCGATTAAACtttacaaatttaaatttgtGGATAAAGTATAAAACAAtgatacatatttaaatttgagaaaCCCATTTTAAGATTGGTGTACATGTGTGTGGGCCTATATAAgatatcatataatataatatatatacatataaagatCCCATACCTTTTTATCttcttatgaaaataaataaatagataaataaaagtTCGATTGGATGTAATAATAGTCAActtaaaatgttaaaaataaaattttccttTAGAAATTTCAGGAAGAGGGGCAAGACAAGGGGTAAAGTCGAACATGATTAAATTTGGTGTAAAATAcaaagttttaattatttttcttgcataAAGCTAATTGTCTAGGGAAGTCTTCATTTTATGGCTGAGAATTTAGATTATTAACTTTGGTCCTAAAACTAAATGTTAAGATATATTTTTGGGCCATCTTTTGTGGCCTTTCTCAATATATGACAACCGTTTTCAAGCCTCTTATATGTTATTGGGCTTCAAAAATAACTTCAATCCATCacctaaaatttcaaaaagctCACAATTATGATAGATTAATAATTAATGTCAATACAAAATTTGGAGTAGGTCTCtggtgaaacggtctcacgaatctttatctatgagacgggtcaaccctgtcgatattcacaataaaaataatactcttagcataaaaagtaatattttttcagggatgacccaaataagatatctgtcttacaaaatacgacccgtgagaccatctcacacaagtttttgtctagaATTTGAGTCAGATATAAGATAAAATAGTGTCACATTACaatctaatttattattttctgcACAAAACGGCAATAATGATTATTTCCTATGCcatttatttttaatacatATATTCTTGACGAAAGCAGCAATGTGAGCGTCGAAATATTAgtatatgatataaaatatccATAATATCTTTGAAATCAATTTTTCAGACATCGACAACAATTTGATAGTCTTCAAAAGCTGAATAGTATATTCGAGCAATTGTCCATTATTATGAAAAAGATAGAAAGAAAAAGACCTTGCATGAATCAAGCTAGGATATTGACAGAGATGAGATTATCCCCGATCTGCCCTGCtgacaaaagaaaagaagaagattAACCatgtaaaaattaatacttttagcataaaagtaatatttttttatggatgactcaaataagagatatatcacacaaaatacaactcgtgagaccgtctcacataaattttatcttcgatcaataataaataaatattaatttttatgttaaaaatattagttattattataaatatatagtcACAGTATGTTTCCTTCGAAATgtatatttctaaaaaaagCAGATTATGTTACCTAAATAAATCGCAGTATCTAAGGAGCATTCAAGAATGCAACCAGTCGATCCATGACAGCCACAGCCTTGTCGGTTTTGGGATGGAATAAATGGAAGCAGTGGCCGTCTCCTTCACTCTCCATCATCTCCACCTCTCCGCTCCACTCACTCTTCTTCAGCGCTTCGTAATAAGCCTTTGCCCTGTTCCGCAACAAATCCTTCTCCGCCAAGAAGAACAGCACGCGCCGCCCAGCCATCGTGCCTATCCGTGGGTCCACCGCCGGGTTCAACCGTGGATCATCGTCCCGGGCGCTGCTCGTGGGGCATAATATCTTGTACAGTTTGTCCACCTCTTTCCCTCCGAACCACGGATGCATCAGAAAAATCCCCTCGACTTCCACGCCGTGGAGTTTGCTGTCGCCGGCTCTGACCGCGACGTCGTTCGCTATGTTGCCTCCCGCGCTGTCTCCCCCTACAAACACGCGCCGAAAATCGGCGTGCTCGTTCAGCCATGGATCCGGGCCGTTGGAGTTGGCGTGCCCCGCGACCCACTGGAAAGCAGCCCACGAGTCGTCGAACGCAATCGGCAGAGGGTGCTCGGGAGCTAACCTGTACTGAACCGAAACCGCGATGACGTTTGCCTTTTCGACTAAATCAGTGAGGTAATTGTGATACGTAGCGCCGGTTACCGACCCAATACAAAACGCCCCGCCGTGAATGTATACCACGAGGGGGAGTTTCTGATTTCTATCGCAGCGGCCCGGCATGAAAATACGGACGGAAACGCCTGTTTCGGAGTCGATCACCACGTCTTTGGATCGGACGGCGGCGTTCGGGTCGTCGGAAGTGGGGATAAACTGAATAGGGAGGAATCTTTGGATGCTTCCGTCGTTGTATATGTGGAAAACCTGCATGTCGACGGCGATTTCCTTGGAATCGGAGGCCATCGAGGGCAAGAGTGTGTGGCGGAGAAGAGGAGAGTTATTACAGTTTTGTCGGTTCTTTTGGTTTGCTCGCAACTAACAATTCATATGCATCTACTGGGAACTTAAATTgaaataatgttcattaattaatcatattataAAATAGATATTTAACTATTTCAgtaataaaatatgttaaatataaaacaatgcattcaaatgtatatgtattatacatgagtaggtctcttgtgaaattttgtcacgaatctttatctgcgagacgggtcaatcctaccgatattcataataaaaagtaatactcttaatataaaaaataatactttttaatggatgacccaaataaggaTTCgtgtcacaaaatacgacccgtgaaaccgtctcacacaaatttttactatcatatatatacatttccatttataatgatatattttctttcgTTGGGTTCCCAAAATATTTCGCTTTTAGTTATTATTATAACTTGAGAAGTCAAATCCGAAAATTCGAGATACAGTATAAAAATCAAatgtgaatatttttttaaaaaacaagcaaattaattttatgaaataccGAAGTTATCGACTAATGTTTTTTGCTCAAGTTGGAAGtaacataatatatattgtGGGATTTATAAAAGTTGTATAGTATTATTCTTGtaaaattaacaaatattaattttgatgttattcttcattttaatttaaatttaaactataaaatgaaattatttttatgaacaCACGAATAACTAACTGTGAAGGGATTAGAGGAGGGAGGTGAATAATAAAGTTGTAAAAACAAGTTAGTGAAATAGGTTGATATATTGTAACTCAACCTGTTTATTTGATGAGATCGGTCAAcactataatttaaaatttttttttatgagacgaGGTACAGATTGA
Proteins encoded in this window:
- the LOC140987207 gene encoding probable carboxylesterase 5 is translated as MASDSKEIAVDMQVFHIYNDGSIQRFLPIQFIPTSDDPNAAVRSKDVVIDSETGVSVRIFMPGRCDRNQKLPLVVYIHGGAFCIGSVTGATYHNYLTDLVEKANVIAVSVQYRLAPEHPLPIAFDDSWAAFQWVAGHANSNGPDPWLNEHADFRRVFVGGDSAGGNIANDVAVRAGDSKLHGVEVEGIFLMHPWFGGKEVDKLYKILCPTSSARDDDPRLNPAVDPRIGTMAGRRVLFFLAEKDLLRNRAKAYYEALKKSEWSGEVEMMESEGDGHCFHLFHPKTDKAVAVMDRLVAFLNAP